The nucleotide window TTTGTTTACTGCCATAGCCTGTAGTTTTGCTGCCTTTGCTTATGCAGAATTTGCTTCGATGGTTCCGGTTTCTGGGAGTGCTTATACTTATTCGTATGTTGCTTTTGGAGAATTGATTGCCTGGATTATTGGCTGGGCGCTGATTATGGAGTATTCGGTCGGAAACATAACGGTCGCCATATCGTGGAGTGATTATTTCACAGGGCTACTCTCCAGCGGGGGAATACATTTGCCGCAATGGGTACAAATGGATTATCTTACAGCTTCTAATGGTTTTAGGGATGCTACGGCCTTGATGGAAGGCGGGAAATCTTTTGAGAATTTGAGCGCCGGATTGCAAGATGCTTATACAGCCTGGACTACTTCGCCTGTGATAGGTTCTTTTCATGTTGTTGCCGATTTGCCTGCTTTGTTAATTATTGTTTTTATTACCGCGTTGATTTATAGAGGGATGAAAGAATCTCGTAACGCTAGTAATCTAATGGTAGTAGTCAAATTATGTATCGTTCTTTTGGTAATTGCTGTCGGGATATTTTATGTGGATACAGATAATTGGAGTCCTTTTGCTCCAAATGGAGTTTCTGGAGTTTTAAAAGGAGTATCGGCAGTTTTCTTTGCCTATATCGGATTTGATGCTATTTCTACGACTGCCGAGGAATGTAAAAATCCACAGCGTGATTTGCCTCGTGGTATGATGTGGGCAATTATTATTTGTACACTTCTTTATATCGCCATTACTTTGGTTTTGACCGGAATGGTGAGTTATAAGTCCTTGGATGTTGGAGATCCTTTGGCATTTGTTTTTGATGAGTTACATTTAAAATGGATGTCGGGTATTGTTGCTGTGAGTGCCGTTGTTGCTATGGCGAGCGTATTGTTGGTTTTTCAATTAGGGCAACCGCGTATTTGGATGAGTATGAGCCGTGACGGTTTGTTGCCAAAGAAATTCTCTAATGTGCATCCAAAGTTCAAAACGCCTTCATTTGCAACTGTTGTAGTTGGTTTTGTTGTGGCGATTCCTGCATTGTTTATGAATTTGACGATGGTTACCGATTTATGCAGCATCGGAACTTTATTTGCCTTTGTTTTGGTTTGTGCGGGAGTTTTGGCGTTGCAAAATAGAACCGATATTCCAAGAGGAAAATTCAAAACGCCTTACATCAATTCCAAATATATTTTCCCATTATTGATTGTAATTGCTTTGGTAGTTTCATTTAAATATAATGAAAAAGCAACAATGGGTTTTATTACTAATGAAACTAAAATTAATGATTCGGAGGCCATTATTACTTCTTTAAATAAAGAAGAAACCCAAAAAGTATATGATTACCTTTTGAGTATTGAAGGGAAAATAAGTGTGAGCGAAAAATTGGATGCTGAGGATTTGTTGAGTAAATATCAGGAAGATGAAACGAAATATGCCAGTGTTGTGGCAGGATTACCAATATCGGATACAGTTAAATACGAAAGTGGTTTTGATTTGTTTAAACACAAAATTCCGATGTGGATTTTCTTGTTTGTAGTAGTTGGATTGGCTTTTTGGGCTTACAAAGAAAATTTGTCTTTGATTCCGCTTTTAGGTTTGGTTTGCTGTTTGTATATGATGGCAGAATTGAGCGTTTGGAATTGGATTTATTTTACGATTTGGTTACTAATAGGATTGATTATCTACTTTACCTACAGCCGAAAAAACAGTAAGCTGAATTTGGAGAGAGAATAGTTCTAATGACTTAGAATATATAATGTCCTGTGTTTTAAAATGCAGGGCATTTTTTTTCTAATCTTATTGAAAATTAAGATCGCTTTAATTGCCTTAAACGAGGTTGGTTTTTATATTTTTTTGTTTGATTTAAAATTTAGGGAAGAGTTGGTAATAGTCATAGGAGTCAGTTTTTATTCTTCTAATAAAGTTTCAACTTCTTTTTGTAAAATGGGTAAGTTTCGAATCACAATTCCCCAAATTACATCATCAGAAACAGAATCATATCCATGAATTATTCTATTTCTGACATCAACAATTTTTCTGGAATTTGAAATTTCGATTCTGTTTTCCTGTTTTAAAATTCGGCTCATTGCTTCGCCAATAATTTCGATGTTTCTTTCAACGGCCCTTTTTGTTCTTAAATCATTTTGATAGATTTCAAACATTTTTGGAGTTTCGATAAAATAACTTTCAATTTCGTTTATTGAACTTAAAATGTCAAATAGCCATGTTTTAATATTGTTATCCATAAATCAATTTTTTATTTTGATTTAGAGTTTTTCTAAAGTAAGGATTTTTTATTGCTTTTTCTTCTAATAAATCAACAGTTCTTTTGAAAATATTTTCCAATGAAAATTTAAGATTGTAATAATTATCTCCATAATCAAGAACATCTAATTGTTCAAAATCTACAATTAAGTCTATGTCACTTTCATTGTTGAATTTATCAGTTAAAACGGAACCAAAAGCATACAAAGATTTTACTTTATGCGTTTTGCACAAGTTCAGGATGTCTTTATTATGGCTTTCTATTAAGTTCATTTGAATTAATTATAATTTCAAAGTTACACAAAAAAAATAGATTTTTATTTTCTCAAAATTTATTTAGCATTTCTGCAAACGGTAGTCTGTGAAAAAAACTTCTGTTTGATTTTGGGCACGAGCGGGACGCTCGCGCTAGCGGGGAAACCTGAGTTTGTTATTATTGTTTTGACTCCAGCTTCAGCTGGAGGATTAGTATTTTGGGAGGAATAATTGGCTTTAGCCAAATAAAGTTGTTGATTTTTTAGGCTAAAGCCAATTTGCCTTTGAACTTAAGTAACTCCAGCTAAAGCTGGAGGCAATTGAATTTCATGATTCTAAATACTTATGGTGTATCAGACAACCAATTTTCAGTTTTAATTGCTCGTACGAATTTGAAAACAATCAATTTTTAAATCTACTTTTACTCATTTAAAACCATTTGATGATTTCTTCTGCAATGATTGAATGACCCAGTGCATTGGGGTGATTACTTTGTGACATATAATCGTCTAAGCATTCACAATCTGCCTTTATTTTTTTAAATCTGGAATAGCTGTCAGCAAGACCGATGTTGTATTTCTTAGCTAATGCAGTTATTTGATTGGAATGTTGCTCTAGTTCATTGCCATTCTCGGATAAATTAACTTTTAAGTCAGGCGATGGTGTTAGTAAAATTATTTTTATTCCTTTTTGTTTAGCTCTTGTAATCATTTTTTCCCATGCTTTCCTTGAGTCTTCAAGTCCAACCTTTCTATCGTTTAATGCATAGTCGATAAACAAAATATCGGGTTGATGATTTAGAACTTCTGTTTCAAATCTTTTTTGACCACCCACTGAAGTTTCTCCGCCTATTGAGGTAATAATGATATTAATTACAGCAAATGGATATTTTTCTTTTAATCGTTTAAGTACCTGAAATGGGTATGAGTCAAATGTGTTAACATTAGGTGTCTTGAAATAGCCTGCTGGCACACTATGCCCGTGAAATACCAGATTAATAGTCCGGTTATTCGGCCATTCTTTTATGAGCTCTTTCTTTGCATCACTTAAATAGTTCGATTCGTCAGAAATGCTTTCACTATCACTCTTGTCATAATTACTTGCTGTTAATAAAAATAATAATGTCAATAAAAATGGGATTCTCATATTCGTTCGTTTATAGTTTGTTTTTTTTTAGAGCTTGCCTAGAAAGTTCTTGTACTACATCAGGTTTGGACTAAATTAATCCGTACTATCTGGTTTTTTTAGGCTAGAGCAATTTGCTTTTGGTGGCAGTTTTTTATTGTATTGCTTTAATAAATTCTTTCATTTCATCCATTTTACCCACTGTAATTCTTGTCCATTTACCTTGTTCTTCATATATTCTTCCCCCTTGAATATTGTTGTTTTCTAATTGCTTGAAATAGTCCTTGTTGTATTTTTCAAGTGAAAAATAGATAAAATTTGTATTAGAAGAAATGCATTCACAATTTAATTTTTTGAGTTCGCTGATTGTATATTGTCTTACATTTTCATTTAGCAAGAAGCAATTTGAAACAAATTTATCATCTTTCAACGAAGCTATAGCAGCAAGTTTTGATAATACACTAACACTATTATTTGTATTGGATTGCAAATTTGCCAAATTATCAATTATTGTTTTGTTCGCAATTGCATACCCAATACGTGCTCCAGCCAAACCATATATTTTGGAAAATGTTTTGGCGATAATAATATTTTTGTGGTCATTAACGATATTGCTAAGGGATTGCTGTTTAGTAAATTCCAAATAGGCCTCATCAATTAATACAATTGTATTTTGTGAAATCTTGGTTACAAATTCTACCAATGCTTCTCTTTCACAAATTGTCCCTGTTGGGTTATTTGGATTACAGATATAAACAAGTTTTGTATCTTGGTTTACAGCTTCCAACATAGCTTGCAAATTAATTTTCTTGTCGGTTGTAAGAGGTACTTTATTTTTCGTTAAACCTAAATTATCTAATGTTACTGTCCAATAATCATAGCTGGGGTCTGCGATCACATAATTTCCTTTGTCTAGTGATACAAATTTTGCAACCAAATCTAAAATTTCAGTTGAACCAGCTCCTAGCAATATATTTTCGTCTTTAACACTATTTCTTTTTGCAAGGTCAGAAATCAGTTGTGTCGCAACATCCCAATTATATCTGTTACTAATATTCGCATTGTCTACAAATGCTTTCCTTGCTAATGGAGACGGACCATAGGGGTTTTCATTTGAGCGTAAAAAAATTAAGTTAGCATCATTCTCAAAACTATTAATTAAATTTTCTGATACAAGAGGAGAAGCAAATGAATTTATGTTTGTAAGTCCAATACCAGCTACTCCAATTCCAATTTTTTTCAGCCAAAGTCTTCTGTTCGTTTCCATATTTTCTTTTTCTTTAACTAGTCTTTAAAAAAATAGTTTGTTACAACCGCTGAGTGCTATAATTGCTACCAACTAGTTTGTATGGGAACAAACCCTCGTTTGTCCATCTATTACAGGAGTGATTGACTACGGTATGTATCGTTTTGTTGTTTTTCCCCGTGCTAGCGCGAGCGTCACGCTCGTGTCGACAAACTAATATTTTTTATTATACAAATGAAAAATAAATTTTGTTAAGGATTGCGGTCACGAGCGTGACGCTCGCGCTAGCGGGGTAGCTGTTACCAGCAGTAAAATTTATTTAACACTATAACTTTCGGAAATGTGGTTTTTAACATCAGAAAGAAAATCATTATAATTATTCAAAAAAACTCTAAAGTCAAGATTAATAAATTTTGGCTGGTTTGCTCTGTCATTAAAGTGTAAGTTATACGCAAAAACTACTGGATATTCAGAGCCTTTATATGCAATAATTTGTGGATTTATAAATGAGTGTTTGTAAGCATTAGATGTTTCATTTAGTTGTTGTAATAAGTATCGATATTTTTCAATAGTATTATTAAAAGGCGTTTTTAATTTTATGAATTCTCCAATTGAGCTTACGTTTATCTTTTTAGGATATTTACCAGTTCTTTGATAATCTGAACATATAGAAATTAAAGAAATTATTTCGTCTGCTGTTTTTCTTAACCAATAAAAAATCTGTTCAGTAATCATTATATCTAAATATGAATCGTCTAAATTAGACATATAAAACCCCATTTCGACATGTTTTTTTTGCTCATAAAATTTCTCATACAAGTCTACGATTTGCATATTAACGCATTCTATACGTATAATAATTTGTGACCACACTAAATTAAGATTTCCAAAATCACTATTAGGATTTAAACTTATGAATTGATTTGCATTAAAATGCGTTTTGTATTTTTTTAAGGCTTCTATAATAGGATATTCCATTGATGATTGTGGTTGTTTATTGCTGGTAACTAGTTTATATGGGAAACAAACCTTCTTTTGTCCTTCTATTACAATAGTTATTGACGAAGGTTTGTATCGTTTTGTTGTTTTTCAAAAATAATTAAAAAAGATTGCAAATCGGCAAAAGAACTTTTTATAGTCGTAACCTTTTGTATTTAGCTCATAGTGTTTTTTTATTGCATATTCCTGTCCTTATGAAAAACAAAACTTGTAAAATAGCCCCGATGGAAGTGGAAATCCCCGATTTAGAAAACAAGGCTTTTTTGCCGCAGTTTTCTAAATCGGGAATTGAAACGGACAGCGGGAGAAATCGTCTTATAAGTACCAAAATTTCTGCTCCAAAAAATCAATTAATTAGTTTGTTGAATTTGCTTGAGTTATTAAAAGGGTTTGTCTGTAATCCTTGAAGAAATCGTTATAATTCGAACAAAAAAGCTTAAATTTTAAACTTTAAACAAAACTTTATTCCTTACTTTTGCTTCGCTAAAATTATAAAACACATACTATGAGTTCATTTGACGTAGTCATTATAGGTTCTGGGCCTGGCGGATATGTTTCGGCTATTCGTTGTGCGCAATTGGGTTTCAAAACTGCAATTATCGAAAAATATTCAACTTTGGGTGGAACTTGCTTAAATGTTGGTTGTATTCCATCGAAAGCGTTGTTGTCTTCATCTCACCATTATGCTGAAATTAAGCATTTTGCCGACCACGGAATTGAACTTTCCGGTGAGGTAAAAGTGAATTTGGAGAAAATGATCGCCCGCAAACAAAGTGTGGTGGATCAAACATCGGGTGGTATTAATTTCCTAATGGATAAAAATAAAGTAACTGTTTTTAATGGTTTGGGTTCTTTTGTGGATGCGACTCACGTTGCCATTGCAAAAGCCGACGGAACTTCGGAAACAATTGAAGCTAAAAATATTATCATTGCCACAGGTTCAAAACCGTCTTCTTTGCCTTTTATCAAAATTGATAAAGAAAGAATCATTACTTCGACAGAGGCTTTGGCACTTAAAGAAGTTCCAAAACACCTTGTTATTATTGGTGGTGGAGTAATCGGAATTGAATTAGGTCAAGTGTATTTGCGATTGGGAGCAGAAGTTTCGGTTGTGGAATATATGGACAGAATTATTCCAGGAATGGACGGTGCTTTGTCTAAAGAATTGACTAAAGTGTTGAAAAAACAAGGAATGAAATTCTATACTTCGCACAAAGTTCAGTCGGTTGAAAGAGCAGGAGATGTAGTTACTGTGAAAGCTGAAAATGCCAAAGGTGAAATTATTACCCTTGAAGGAGATTATTCATTGGTTTCTGTTGGTCGTCGTCCTTATACTGATGGATTGAATGCTGATAAAGCCGGAGTAAAAATTTCGGATAGAGGACAAGTGGAAGTAAATGATCATTTGCAAACTTCGGTTCCAAATATTTATGCTATCGGAGATGTGGTTCGTGGAGCGATGTTGGCGCACAAAGCGGAAGAAGAAGGAACTATGGTTGCCGAAATTCTTGCGGGTCAAAAACCACATATTGATTATAACTTGATTCCAGGTGTTGTTTACACTTGGCCTGAAGTTGCTGCTGTTGGGCAAACTGAGGAGCAATTGAAAGCGTCTGGAGCTGAGTATAAAGTGGGAAGTTTTCCTTTCAAAGCTTTGGGTCGTGCTCGTGCAAGTGGTGATCTTGATGGTTTTGTGAAAATCCTTGCTGATGAAAAAACGGATGAAGTTTTAGGAATTCACATGATTGGAGCAAGAACTGCCGATTTGATTGCCGAAGCGGTTACCGCAATGGAGTTTAAAGCTTCTGCTGAAGATATTTCAAGAATGTCACACGCGCATCCTACATTTGCGGAAGCTATAAAAGAAGCGGCTTTGGCAGCTACTGAAAATAGAGCTTTGCACGTGTAATTTGCGATAAAGCGTAGAGACGCGATTAATCGCGTCTGTACTGCGTTTCAAAAAATATAAAACCCCGCCTTGTTCAAAACAAGGCGGGGTTTGTGTTTATGATAAAAAGATGTGCCAATGGGGAATAGAGACGCGATAAATCGCGTCTGTACGCAGATTTATGGTATAAATAATCCTTTGTAGTTGTCCCATTTGCTGTAAAGCAGAAAAATATTTCCCAGTAATAAAAAGGACGCTACCGGAATTCCTTCTGGAGCTAGAAATATATGTGTGCAAATGATATTCACAGAAATCGGCACTAAAAGAATATAAGTCAGTCGGTTGGATTTTCCGGTGATAAATGAAAGACCACAGGTTAGCTCAATTGTTTTTACCAAAGGCATTAAATACCCCGAAGCTTTTATTCCTTCATTGAATGTTTTCATGTTTCCTGTCAAGGGCGGTTCTGGAAACAGATGGAGAAAATAGCTTATGGATGCAAATAGTAATAGCAGTCCAATTAATGAACGAATGATGATAGTTGCAATTCTCATGTTTTGTAGGTTTTTGTTTTTAGGGGTAGTTGTTTATAATGCGTATTTATTAATCAAAATGCATAACAGATTTTCTGGTAAATAGACTTTTATAGCTTTTCCAGTGAGCATATATTAGAAATAAATTTCCTAAAAAAATAAATATGGCAAGCGGTAATCCATTTGGGTTTAAAAAGAAATCTATGAATAAAATATTTGTGCTTACCGGTAAAATAACAATGTTGGTTAAAACTACGTATTGGCCAAACAGGTATGAAACCCCGCACAATAGCACTATTGTTTTAATCAATGGCATCAGATAAACAGAAGAAATCAATCCAACATGGAAAGCTTTGAAATTTTCTGTACTTTCAAGCTCAGGCATTAAGTTGAAAAAATAGGCTATTGACATAGAAATTAATAATAACCCAATTATTGTGCGAATAAAGAAAGTTGCAGTTTTCATATTTTGAGTATTTAAGAAGTTAAATGTTTAAGTGATAATGCGTGATTATGTGGTTAATCAACCTTCATCCATTTACTTACATTGATAGCTTTCGGAGGCAAAAAAACTAAGTCCCTTTCATTAACAAATTTAGTTAATTTTTTTCTTATTTATTCGTTTTTTCATTATTTTCTTGGGTATATTTCTTTGGAATTGAGTTGTTTGTGTGAGTTTTTTTTGGTTGAATAGGGATTTTGGATAGTAAATGGGAAGTCAGGAAAAATAAAAAGGTTTTTAGTTTCGAAAGATATTTAACCGCAAATTATACCAATTTGAACAAATTAATTAGTGACAATTCGTGTCTGATAAATAGGCGAAGTAACCTTACCTATTTTCAGTTTGCCAACAAAATATATGGATTTATGTTAAATTGGTTTATTTAACTAAGACTCGGTTTTGTGAAATTTCCTATTGAGAAGCGGTTTTTTTTATTGTAATTTTGAAGTTCATAAAAAACAGCTATTTTTTTGAGAACTTCTATTCATAAAATTATTGAGGAACCATTACACTTTAAGCAGCAGCTTATTATTTGGGGACAACAATTTCGAGAGATAACTTTTCTGGACAGTAATTCATTTTCCGACAAATATTCTAGTTTTGACTGTGTATTGGCTGTAGATGCTTTTACATCTATAAAAACAGACTACTACAATGCTTTTGAAGATTTAAAACAATACCAACAGGCTACAAAAGACTGGCTGTTTGGTTATTTATCCTATGATTTAAAAAATGATATAGAGCATTTGGATTCCAATAATTTTGATGGATTGGATTTTCCTGATTTGTTTTTTTATCAGCCTAAAAAAATATTTTTGTTGAAAGGAAATCAGCTCGAAATTCAATATCTCAATATGTGTGATGATGAAGTTGAAGAGGATTTTAACGATATAATCGAAAGTCAAAAGTCGAAAGTTGAAGGTCATGAAAAAATCACTATCGAGCAGCGTATTTCGAAGCAACATTATATTGAGAAAGTAAATAAATTACTAGAACATATTCATCGTGGCGATTTGTATGAAGCCAATTTTTGTATGGAGTTTTTTTCTAAAAATGCAATAATCAATCCACTGGAAAAATTCTTTAGGCTTAATGAAATTTCAAAAGCTCCGTTTACTTTTTTTTTTAAAAATAATAAACAATTTTTACTTTCGGCATCACCGGAAAGGTATTTGAAAAAAGTAGGTGATAATCTCATTTCGCAACCGATAAAAGGAACTTCCAAACGATTTTCGGATCCTGTTGAAGATGAAATATCCAAAAATAATTTGGCTAATGACCCCAAAGAAAGAGCCGAGAATATTATGATAACCGATTTGGTTCGAAATGATTTGTCGAGAACGGCACAAAAATCGACTGTTGAAGTGAAAGAACTTTGCGAAATTTACTCTTTCCTGCAGGTACATCAAATGATTTCGACCATAACTTCTAAAATCGATTCTCAATATGCGGCAGTTGATGCGCTCAAAACCACATTCCCTATGGGAAGCATGACGGGAGCTCCAAAGTATGCTGCAATGAAAATCATTGAGGAGCTCGAAGAAACCAAGCGCGGATTGTATAGTGGGGCAGTGGGTTATTTTTCGCCCTCTGGAGATTTTGATTTTAATGTGGTTATTCGTAGCATTCTCTACAATCAGGAAAATAAATACGTGTCTTTTTCTGTAGGAAGCGCCATAACTTCACTGTCTATCCCCGAAAAAGAATATGATGAATGTTTGCTGAAAGCCAAAGCAATGCATGAAGTTTTGATGTGATTTTAATTGTGTAAATTCAAAATAAAGTCCATGTTTTTTCAAAATTAAAGTTGTGTGAAAAAATAATTAAATTTGGTGCATGAAAAACATAATTCAAAATCATATTGACAAAGAAATTCCTTATTTGAAGCAAAAAAAACTGCTTCTCGCAGTAAGTGGTGGTTTGGACAGTATGGTTTTATTGCATTTATTTCAGGAAATGAAATGTGATATTGCCATTGCACATTGCAATTTTCAGCTCCGGGGAATGGAGAGTTTTGGTGACCAAAAATTTGTGCAGGATTATGCCGAAGCCAATGAAATTCCCATTTTTGTAACCCAGTTTGATACCGAGGCTTTCGCCAAAGATTATAAATTTTCGACTCAGGTTGCTGCTAGGGAATTACGATACAATTGGTTTTACGAGTTATTGGAAACCGAAAATTTTGATTATATACTCACCGCTCATCACGCCGATGACAATCTTGAAACTTTTTTGATTAACCTTACACGAGGAACAGGATTGGAAGGATTGACTGGGATTCCGGTGCAAAATGACAGGGTGATTCGTCCCTTGCTTTTTTTGTCTCGACAAGAAATCGAAAATTATGCTAAGGCAAATGATATTCAGTGGCGGGAGGACAGTAGCAACGCATCGGATAAATATGTTCGGAACAAAATACGACATCATTTAATTCCCGTTTTGAAGGAGTTGAATCCCCATTTTATGAGTTCATTTTTGAAAACCGAAGGCTATTTGCAAGAATCATTGGCAATGGTCGAGGATGCCGCATCGATGGTTTATCAGCAAGTCGCTATTGAAGAGGGAGACCAAATTCGGTTTAAATTAAAACAACTGTTGCAATTGCCCAATTATCAGGCGTATTTGTACCAATGGCTGAAAGAGTATGGTTTTACCGCTTGGGATGATATTTACGATTTGGTAGCCAGCCAATCTGGTAAACAAGTTTTTGCAGCGGATTATAGATTGTTGAAAGACCGAGATTCTCTTATTTTATCGTCTATTTCAAATTTCGAGGAAAATTTGGAATTTAAAGTTGATAAAGATAATACAGAAGTTAAGATTCCCTTAAACATGATTTTTTCTAAAGCATCAACCATCAGTGAAGCTTCAAATAAAGCTATATTTGTAGACGAAAATCAATTGGAATTTCCGTTGGTAATTCGCAAGTGGAAAACTGGTGATGTTTTTCACCCACTTGGAATGGATGGGAAATCCAAAAAGCTGAGTAAATTTTTTAAAGACGAAAAATTATCTTTGATCGAAAAAGAAAATACATGGCTTTTATGCTCCAATAATCAAATTGTTTGGGTCATTGGTTTAAGAGCCGATCATCGTTTTAAAACCTTAAATGCAACCAAAAATATACTTAAAATTGAATTAATTTAGATCCCAATAATGAAGAAAATATTTTTTATACTTTTTGCTTTTTTGGCTTTTGCCAAAGTAAATGCACAAGTTTTGGATCCAGTGAAATGGACAACATCAATCGAGAAGAAATCAGAAACCAATTATATTTTGACATTCAGTGCCGTTATTGAAAAAGATTGGCATATGTATTCCCAATTCACTCCAGATGGAGGACCGCTTCCATTGGAGGTAGTTTTCAAGGATCAAAAAGGGAATTTTAATTTGGTTGGCAAA belongs to Flavobacterium gilvum and includes:
- a CDS encoding amino acid permease, with protein sequence MAFKDLFRKKTVQDILKQVEKNELEGHESLGKHLTTRDLTAFGIAAIVGAGIFSTIGKASFDGGPAVIFLFLFTAIACSFAAFAYAEFASMVPVSGSAYTYSYVAFGELIAWIIGWALIMEYSVGNITVAISWSDYFTGLLSSGGIHLPQWVQMDYLTASNGFRDATALMEGGKSFENLSAGLQDAYTAWTTSPVIGSFHVVADLPALLIIVFITALIYRGMKESRNASNLMVVVKLCIVLLVIAVGIFYVDTDNWSPFAPNGVSGVLKGVSAVFFAYIGFDAISTTAEECKNPQRDLPRGMMWAIIICTLLYIAITLVLTGMVSYKSLDVGDPLAFVFDELHLKWMSGIVAVSAVVAMASVLLVFQLGQPRIWMSMSRDGLLPKKFSNVHPKFKTPSFATVVVGFVVAIPALFMNLTMVTDLCSIGTLFAFVLVCAGVLALQNRTDIPRGKFKTPYINSKYIFPLLIVIALVVSFKYNEKATMGFITNETKINDSEAIITSLNKEETQKVYDYLLSIEGKISVSEKLDAEDLLSKYQEDETKYASVVAGLPISDTVKYESGFDLFKHKIPMWIFLFVVVGLAFWAYKENLSLIPLLGLVCCLYMMAELSVWNWIYFTIWLLIGLIIYFTYSRKNSKLNLERE
- a CDS encoding HepT-like ribonuclease domain-containing protein, which translates into the protein MDNNIKTWLFDILSSINEIESYFIETPKMFEIYQNDLRTKRAVERNIEIIGEAMSRILKQENRIEISNSRKIVDVRNRIIHGYDSVSDDVIWGIVIRNLPILQKEVETLLEE
- a CDS encoding nucleotidyltransferase family protein — encoded protein: MNLIESHNKDILNLCKTHKVKSLYAFGSVLTDKFNNESDIDLIVDFEQLDVLDYGDNYYNLKFSLENIFKRTVDLLEEKAIKNPYFRKTLNQNKKLIYG
- a CDS encoding SGNH/GDSL hydrolase family protein; the encoded protein is MRIPFLLTLLFLLTASNYDKSDSESISDESNYLSDAKKELIKEWPNNRTINLVFHGHSVPAGYFKTPNVNTFDSYPFQVLKRLKEKYPFAVINIIITSIGGETSVGGQKRFETEVLNHQPDILFIDYALNDRKVGLEDSRKAWEKMITRAKQKGIKIILLTPSPDLKVNLSENGNELEQHSNQITALAKKYNIGLADSYSRFKKIKADCECLDDYMSQSNHPNALGHSIIAEEIIKWF
- a CDS encoding pyridoxal phosphate-dependent aminotransferase → METNRRLWLKKIGIGVAGIGLTNINSFASPLVSENLINSFENDANLIFLRSNENPYGPSPLARKAFVDNANISNRYNWDVATQLISDLAKRNSVKDENILLGAGSTEILDLVAKFVSLDKGNYVIADPSYDYWTVTLDNLGLTKNKVPLTTDKKINLQAMLEAVNQDTKLVYICNPNNPTGTICEREALVEFVTKISQNTIVLIDEAYLEFTKQQSLSNIVNDHKNIIIAKTFSKIYGLAGARIGYAIANKTIIDNLANLQSNTNNSVSVLSKLAAIASLKDDKFVSNCFLLNENVRQYTISELKKLNCECISSNTNFIYFSLEKYNKDYFKQLENNNIQGGRIYEEQGKWTRITVGKMDEMKEFIKAIQ
- the lpdA gene encoding dihydrolipoyl dehydrogenase; translated protein: MSSFDVVIIGSGPGGYVSAIRCAQLGFKTAIIEKYSTLGGTCLNVGCIPSKALLSSSHHYAEIKHFADHGIELSGEVKVNLEKMIARKQSVVDQTSGGINFLMDKNKVTVFNGLGSFVDATHVAIAKADGTSETIEAKNIIIATGSKPSSLPFIKIDKERIITSTEALALKEVPKHLVIIGGGVIGIELGQVYLRLGAEVSVVEYMDRIIPGMDGALSKELTKVLKKQGMKFYTSHKVQSVERAGDVVTVKAENAKGEIITLEGDYSLVSVGRRPYTDGLNADKAGVKISDRGQVEVNDHLQTSVPNIYAIGDVVRGAMLAHKAEEEGTMVAEILAGQKPHIDYNLIPGVVYTWPEVAAVGQTEEQLKASGAEYKVGSFPFKALGRARASGDLDGFVKILADEKTDEVLGIHMIGARTADLIAEAVTAMEFKASAEDISRMSHAHPTFAEAIKEAALAATENRALHV
- a CDS encoding anthranilate synthase component I family protein, which translates into the protein MRTSIHKIIEEPLHFKQQLIIWGQQFREITFLDSNSFSDKYSSFDCVLAVDAFTSIKTDYYNAFEDLKQYQQATKDWLFGYLSYDLKNDIEHLDSNNFDGLDFPDLFFYQPKKIFLLKGNQLEIQYLNMCDDEVEEDFNDIIESQKSKVEGHEKITIEQRISKQHYIEKVNKLLEHIHRGDLYEANFCMEFFSKNAIINPLEKFFRLNEISKAPFTFFFKNNKQFLLSASPERYLKKVGDNLISQPIKGTSKRFSDPVEDEISKNNLANDPKERAENIMITDLVRNDLSRTAQKSTVEVKELCEIYSFLQVHQMISTITSKIDSQYAAVDALKTTFPMGSMTGAPKYAAMKIIEELEETKRGLYSGAVGYFSPSGDFDFNVVIRSILYNQENKYVSFSVGSAITSLSIPEKEYDECLLKAKAMHEVLM
- the tilS gene encoding tRNA lysidine(34) synthetase TilS → MKNIIQNHIDKEIPYLKQKKLLLAVSGGLDSMVLLHLFQEMKCDIAIAHCNFQLRGMESFGDQKFVQDYAEANEIPIFVTQFDTEAFAKDYKFSTQVAARELRYNWFYELLETENFDYILTAHHADDNLETFLINLTRGTGLEGLTGIPVQNDRVIRPLLFLSRQEIENYAKANDIQWREDSSNASDKYVRNKIRHHLIPVLKELNPHFMSSFLKTEGYLQESLAMVEDAASMVYQQVAIEEGDQIRFKLKQLLQLPNYQAYLYQWLKEYGFTAWDDIYDLVASQSGKQVFAADYRLLKDRDSLILSSISNFEENLEFKVDKDNTEVKIPLNMIFSKASTISEASNKAIFVDENQLEFPLVIRKWKTGDVFHPLGMDGKSKKLSKFFKDEKLSLIEKENTWLLCSNNQIVWVIGLRADHRFKTLNATKNILKIELI